CGTGTCGAAGCCGCTCCGGTAGGCGTACACTCCCGGCGCCACCTCCCTCGCGTCTTTCAGAGCTCGGAAATCCAGCCTCGCGCCCGGCGCAGACAGCACGGCTTCTACAGCGTAAAGGTCCTCGGGCTCCGGGCACGGCTGAGCAGCAGCTATGCTAGCGAGCAGGGCCAGCACTATGCAAGCGGCGGTGAAGCATAAACAGCGCCTCTCCACGTGCACGTCCTCCTCGTTGCGGAATTCATATAAATCCTAGCCTTCGCGGCAGGCGGAGGGCGGCTTGAACGCGAGGAGGGTGGCGGAGGAAAGCGGTGTGCGCACGGATATAGTCAAGGAAGCTGGTAGGGTTGATGGTGGGAAAGCCTACAGAGCCCTCGTAGATGTCCAGGCTGAAGCCTTCTTGCTCGACACCGACAGCGGGCTGAGGATCGCTTCCCAACCGGAGCTGGTCGGCTCCGAGCTCGAGGAAGAGGCTCTGCGCGCGGCTCTCGCAGCCGCCGGCCTCATAGCTAGGAGGGCTTCGGCTAAGAGAGTCGTATTCCTCCACGTCCTCAGAGCTTCGCGCGGCTACCGGCTTCACGAAGCTCTCTCACGGGGAGGTTTTCAGCTGCACGAAGTTTTCGTGAGAGTAGCCTACCCGGGTTCGGGGGCTGGCGTGCACGATTCGGGAACGGCTAGCGTTCTCCTGGCGCGCGCCGGCAGCCTCCCCAAAGGCGAAGGCGTGCTGGTTGTGAGCGACACCGTCGCGACGGGGAAAACGCTTCAAGCGGCGCTCAGCTTCCTTTTGGAGCTAGCGGAGTTCAAGGGCTTGAAGCTCGTGGAAGCGCACATTTACGGCTTCATCTCTGAGGCCGGGCTGAGGCGCGTAGCAGAGTACCTCGAATCCCAAGGCGTGGAGAAAGTATCGTTTTACGCGGTGCAGGACCTCACAGCTCTGTCCAGCAACAACTACGATATGCCGCTCTACGGCCCCGACCTGCCTAGCCACGAGGCTGGCGAGCCGCGAACGCTGGGAGGCGTAGCCTCCGAAGAAACTCTCGCGAGGATGCTTCCTCGCTACTTTCCCGGAATGGACCAGCCGGGCGACTGGAGCGAGCGCCAGTGCGTGCTGTACAACGGGGAAAGCTACGAGAGGGGGCGTATCCGCGACCACCTCGAGAGGAGCCTGAAGGCTTTAGAGAGGCTCCGGGAAGCCTCCCGAGCGTACCCGTGGTACGGGGACTGGCTCGACCGGGTCTACGAGGAGAGGCGTAGAGCACTTCTCGAGGCTCTGGAGAGGAGGGCCTACTGCCGGGACACCGCCTAGAGGGGGATTCTTTCATCGCCTGCATCCAGCCGTTCGAGCGACGTGAGGGCAGCGATTTCGACCGCCCTAGTGAGAAGCTCGCGCGCCATGCTCGGCGCGTACCCGCACCAGCTCCTCTTGCTGGCAGCCTGCTCTGGAAGGTAGGGAAGGTGTAGGAACCCGGCCCGCCGCGGCCATCCCCTCGTAGCGGAGAGGTGGAGCAGCTCGAACATTACGAGGTTGCAGATGAAGGTGCCTGCAAAGTACGAGAGCGCAGCAGGTATCCCCGCTTCTCTCAGCTTCTTCACGATCAGCCGCACTGGGAGAGTCGAGAAGTACGCTGCAGGCGCGCCGGGCTCGATGGGCTCGTCCACAGGCGCGTAGCCGTCGTTGTCCGGGCTCCCAGTGTCCATGAGGTTTACCGCAACTCTCTCGACCGCCACGTAGGCTAGCCCCCCGGCTTGCCCGAGCGCGATAGCTACGTCAGGCTTGTGCTTCTCGACGAGGTCCCTGACTGCTTCCCTAGCGCGCCTGTAAGAGACGGGGAGCACAGCGCTCACGACGCTAACTCCAGGGAGCTTGCTCGCTAAGGTTCGGGCAGCTTCTACAGCTGCTAAACTGCTGGGGTTCACGCTTTCGCCGCCGAACGGCTCGAAGCCGGTTATCAGCAGCGTTGACACGCGGTGAAGAGAGCAGCGCTAGTTATAAGCTACGCTCACAACTTCATATGAGGCGATGATGAGCGCCTGCGACGCACCTGACTCGTGAAGAGTACCAAACCACCTGAGTCACAGAAGGATCGTCACCGGGTTGAGCCCAGCCCTGCGGAAGGCTTCTTCAACTCTCGCCAACACATCCTCGCCTGCAGGCTTCCAGAGCAGGTGGGAGCGGCACCCTGAAGTGCAGTCAGAGCTCCCGAAGCCGGGAAGCGGGTGGGCGAAGCCTAGGTTCTCGAGGTGCGGTGTCAGCACGCACTCCCTCTCTCTAGTTTCCGCGAACACGATGCCCAGAGCTCTCGCGGCAGCAGTGAGCTGGTCGATATGCCACTTAACCTTCTTCTCGCGCCTCAAGTGCCTAAGCACCCGCGCTCTAACGCCGCCGGGCCCCCTTGCAGATCCAATGTAGACGTATATGCCCGGCGGGAGAGCTCCTCTCTCCCTGCCCATCGTGACTTCAAGTTCCTGCTGCAGCTCGAGAACGAGCGCGTAAACACCGCTCCTGTCAGTCACCTGCGGTGCTGCGGACCGCGGTGAACTCTCCATCGAAGCCAGCCTCCTTGAGCGATTCCCTCACCACCCCTAAGAGCTCCTCGCAGAAGCTGATGCAGTAGAGCGAGCTTTTCTTCTTCAGCGGCTCCAGGAGCAGGACCCCCGCGATCCTGCCACGCCACCCGAGGAGGAACTCGAACGCGTGCCACCTCACGTAAACTCCCCTCCTTCTGAGAGCGTTTACCAGCTTCATTCTACGCTGAAGAGTCAGGCTCAAGAGGGCGCTCACCTTCCCCGCTATTCAAGCGCTAGCAACAACAGCCCCCGGCTTAAGTCTATTTTGTGAACCCCTCGGAGTACTACCGTAACGCGCGCGTGCTGTCGGAGGTAGCGGACTTCCTGAAGGGCCGCTGGGTGGCTTTCCACTGCGAGAAGCAGCTTAAGGACGGTAGGCCCGTGCTTGTCCGCTACCACAGAGGTAGGCTGCTGAAGGCTTCAACCCCCGCAGAGCTCTCCGCTATCATGCGGAAGCTAGCTCACTTGAGGCCCCGCGCCGTGTACGGGACTGCAAGCATCTACCAGAAGCTGGAGGCACCGGAGGATGTGAGGAGCATGGATCTCGTTGTGGCGAGAACGCTGACGTGGGACATCGACTCCACGCCAGAGCACTGGAGAGCTACGGTTGAAGCTGCTAGAACGGTAGTCGACGTGCTCGAGAGGCACGGTGTCGTCGAGAGCGTATGGCTGAAGTGGAGTGGGAGGGGTATGCACGTTCACGTGCACGAAGCCGCGCTAA
This region of Thermofilum sp. genomic DNA includes:
- the pcp gene encoding pyroglutamyl-peptidase I, encoding MSTLLITGFEPFGGESVNPSSLAAVEAARTLASKLPGVSVVSAVLPVSYRRAREAVRDLVEKHKPDVAIALGQAGGLAYVAVERVAVNLMDTGSPDNDGYAPVDEPIEPGAPAAYFSTLPVRLIVKKLREAGIPAALSYFAGTFICNLVMFELLHLSATRGWPRRAGFLHLPYLPEQAASKRSWCGYAPSMARELLTRAVEIAALTSLERLDAGDERIPL
- a CDS encoding GIY-YIG nuclease family protein, whose amino-acid sequence is MESSPRSAAPQVTDRSGVYALVLELQQELEVTMGRERGALPPGIYVYIGSARGPGGVRARVLRHLRREKKVKWHIDQLTAAARALGIVFAETRERECVLTPHLENLGFAHPLPGFGSSDCTSGCRSHLLWKPAGEDVLARVEEAFRRAGLNPVTILL